CAGTCCTAGAGTCTCCAAGTTGCTAAGTACATCTCTGAACTCGGTTGCTGTAAGTGGGTGGAGGATATTGTCTTTCCGGCATAGAGTACAGTAGGTATCGAAGATCTGCTTGATGGTTGGGGCCGAATGCTTAGTCTTCGAGGGTGTGCCTGGGAATTCTCCTTCGCGTCGTTTACGGTCGAGCGCAATCAATGCACAAATGGCTGCTTTTTGCTGCAGGTTGATACCTTGAAGTCGTTGGACAGTTCCTTGTCCAAATGTGGCCGAAGTGATGCGTGCAACATGGGCAATGCTGGCCCGTGGTGCAGTAAGTGTCGTATATGCTGATGTAAGATTTTGCTTTGGTCTGGGGGATGAGAGATTGTTATTCTCAACAAGTATTGTTTTAGAAGGGCTCTCCGGGTTCTCGTTCTGCTTTTCGAGTTTCTGCAGTGTTTCTTGCTCAATGAGATCAATAGCGCGCTTGATGAGCTCAAAAGCCTTTCGCAGATCGCCGGTCTGCGATGCAACTTTCTTCGAGCATAACGTTATAGCTGCCGGTTGGACGAAAGGAATAAATTTTGGATCATCACACTGGCCAGGAGAGAGTAATGAGCGGAGACGCTCAGTGACTACGTTGGCGATCTGACCAGCGTTGTAAGGTAAGAAAGGGAGTAAACGAGGTTTCAGGTTTTTTGCCTTGAGCTGTGGCAATGCACGGTCGGTTAAATCTAGCGCGTTGGCAATTCCGATAAGCATGAGCTTGGATTTTCCTTGCAATGACCACTCGAACAAAGACTGCAGGATACCCGCATCCGCTGTAAGGAGATGGTCTATTTCATCCAATGAAACCAGAAACATCTCATCTTGCTTCTTATTGGATGTGAACATGGCTTTTAGCCTCTCCGCCTCACTCTTTTTGAAAATCTGCTGGTCATCGCAGAGATCTTCAATAAGCTTGCTATAGACATCTCGAGCACTTCGCATGCTCGCACAATTGACATGCGTGACCTTCACGGAGCCCAGGTCAAGCTCATCACACGCTTCTTTGACCAAGGCACTTTTGCCTGTCCCGGGAGGACCGCTGACATACAGACAACCACCTTGCTGTGACTCCAGACCATCTTGTATGAACGAGGCTAGCTTTTCCCGTTCCGCTTCCCGGCCAATAAGGCGACCCGAATTTGCGCCCCGGGCGAACAATTGTCTGGCTTGAGTATATATCGTTTGTGTGGTTTGCGTGGCTTGTGGTGTTGATGTCTGTCGAGGTGTACGTGGAGTTAACGAGATTCCTCCAACCTGAACCCGGTGTCTTGGTGTGATAGGCGGCGAATCAAGGGCGTCCCGGAACCTAGACTTTGAAGGGGTCTTGAATTCAACCGATGTCGTATTCTCATCTGTAGGTACCGGTTGAGGATCGGCGTAGTTTCGCGTCGATAATCCTCCATTCTGTGATTTGGAGGTACGGATACGTGAATGGGCCTTTGTAGGAGATGGCACTCCGTGCTCCGGCTCTTCATCCTTCACACCCCCATTTGTATTAATGACATCCTTAGACTTGtcatcattttccttttgaaAGGCGCTGTCACCCCTTGTCTTTGACCGCAGTTGGCGTGTTGTCGGTGCAGACGGTGCATTCTCTGCTTGAAGGATGCGAGGCGGTTGTGTTCGGCGCCTACTGGCACTGCGCACTGGTAGCACTGGCACTAATACCAATTAGTTAGCATGGACTAGATTCAATGACGCCTGGGGAAGGAGAGAGCAAAGGATAGCTCCATGTCGCGCAGTCGTACCTCCTACCTCAAGAGTGTTCCGTTGGCGCTTGCCGAGAACCGACGCAGTCATTGTGAGCGCTCGAGGCTTTGCTAGCCGCTGGGGAAGGAACAGATGTGGAGGATAAGTATGAATAGTCAAGTACGAAGGAGATGGTAGTAGTAGACATAAAAGTAATATGCCGCTACTGGGTCTAGAGGTTCGATGACAGGTACTTGGCACTATGCCTCAACCAGGCATAATTGGCCCGTTCCTTTTTGATTCGCGCCCTCACGCGTTTTTCCATCGCGCGTCACGCGTCCCTCTATGCCcccggaaaaggaaaatcacATGGGCCGGACTACGGTCTGGCGGAAAGTCCACTAATGCAATCCTTGGGTCGCGCGCGTAAACGCCGCTTATCCCCGCGGTGGCGGAGAATCTGATTATCCCAAGTCCAAATCCACCAAGCAAAGTGCGTCACTCGGTTCTACCTAATGATGCGGGCCATTTCTGCAAAGACATATTTCAGGTCATTCCGTTGGCGCCAGGTTCACGCCAAGTGACAAAAAGCTCGTATGCTGGGTTCATTCCTCTTACCACATAACTGCGATCATTGTTAATTATTAAGACCTCTGTggctttttattttctctttcactgaACAAGTATCTGCTGTTTGCAGCTGTTTGCATCACATTCGTCACAAGTCAATACACTAAATCTTGTGGaatagctttttcttctgccaCAACAAGTTAACATCCCGAGCATCTTTCTCAAATACTCGCCGCTATCATATCTTTCCCAAGCACCTTGCCCGCTATGAACGACGATGTGGTGGCTCAGTTCACCGAAATCACGGGCTCGAGCCCTGAGCTGGCCATTCAGTATCTCCACTTAGCCGATTACAATATAGAACAAGCGATGCAGCTTTATTTCGAAAACGGTGGCGCACCACTAACTGATGAGCCCATACCATCTACATCAGACGCTCCGGGAGCTCGACCTACCGCGGGCGATAGTGGGGCTGTACATGTCGGCTCTGATGACGAGGTCACTGTTGACGAGGCACGATCTACCCCTCGGCACCAAGGGCCGCAAAGTTCTAcctatgaagatgacgaggccATGGCTCGCCGTCTTCAGGAGGAAATGTATGGCGGTGGGGGAGGTGGGGGAGCAGcagttgaagatgatggtgtgCGTGCTCCCATGGCTCGCACAACAGAAACACTCGTAGGCCCAGATGCGGACTTCGACGATGGAGATATGCACACAAGCATACTGGGCCAATTGCGCGCTCGCCAGCAACGAAACAGTTAGTATTCCCATGTCGTTAGCCCCCTTTCACGTTCGCCAACTAACCTTTAGATTTGCTAGATCGACCTGGTATCTTCAATCAAAGGGACACTTCTTCGATATGGACAGGGGAAGACGAGGCCTCACGTCGCCAAAGGCTCTCAGAAGCAACTGGGGGTGCGTCTGATGCTTCGAATAAATCCAACATGCTAGCCGAAATGTACCGTCCGCCGTTTGAAATCATGTCACGACTTCCATGGGACCAAGCCCGCCAGGAAGGCCGTGAGAATGAGAGGTGGTTGCTGGTCAATATACAAGACCCCTCCATCTTCGACTGCCAGCTGCTGAACAGGGACTTGTGGAAGGACGCCGGGATCAGAGACACTGTCAAAGaacactttctcttcttgcagTACTCTAAGGACGACCCACGAGCTGCGCCATACCTACAATACTATTTTCAAGCGAGCGACGTCTCCGACAACTACCCGCATATCGCCATTGTCGACCCACGTACCGGTGAGCAGATGAAGGTGTGGTCTGGGCCGCCTGTGGTGAAGGCCGCAGACTTCCTGATGCAGCTGCATGAATTTCTCGACCGTTACAGCCTTAACCACAATGTACGGAACCCAGTGGCCAAGCGGAAaccggagaagaaggagaagagcatcGATGCTATGacggaagaggaaatgaTGGAATTGGCAATGAGAAATAGTCTTGGTGGAGATCCGTCTCAGCCCCAGAAATTGGAAGATCCCGACGATTTGACCCGGAGCGTCGAGGACGTGAAAGGCAAAGGCCGAGCAGCCGATACCGAGGACATCAACATGGATGAAGCTGATCAAGGCGGGAAGGGCGAGGTAGAAACTTCTCCATTCGCCTCGATTCCAGATGATAAACCTCACACGGAGCCCCCCTCCGACCCGGCTACGACTACCCGCATTCAGTTCCGCCATCCATCCGGAAGAGTAATCCGCCGCTTCGCTCTGAAGGATCCCGTCCGAAGAATCTACGAATGGCTCAAGGCCGATCCTCCGTTGCCAGATAAAGCGGGCGTCGAGTTTGAGCTCAACTCCCTAGGTCACAATTTGCTTGACTCGCTTGACACCAGTGTGGAAGATGCGGGCTTGAAGAATGGTACAGTAATGATAGGATACGTTGAAGAGTAAATGCACATGCATGAGGATATGATACCTGCATTTGATGAGGCGTTGGGTTCGGAGACTTATGGACCGGCCGGTCATGAGCTCAAGGGACAGAAGTCACATTTTACACCATGGGTTCTCACTTAGATAGGGATGCATTCTTGCCTAGGTTAgaattgttttctttccaatTTCCGTACCCCCTTCCTAATATGTCCTGTGTTACTTGGACAATCTTTTCACACATCCTCTTACGAAAGGGAACTAGCCTGTAGTAGGAGACACCAGGCACGGTCACTGAACTGCAGCTCTTTCAACTGTTGGCTGTATTGGATCAATTACGTatagggaaagggaagaatcTGCTATGAGCCTCTGTGCATATTAATACCCTTTTGTCCAGAGGCAGGAAAGCTATTTATAAACCCCGGGGTCATTAACCCTAATTCGATCGGTACTCCACCGAGAACAGATTCTCTTAATCTGGTATTGAATATATTAAGTGACGCAAGTTCTGCCATTATTGTCGTAACAAATATAGCGACGACCATGAAAATGTCTACAAATATGATtgaatatttctataatagtTGATCTAGAGCCGCGAAGCTATTTACCTTAGAACAGATAACTGGAGCTTCTTGAGACCACTGCTACAACTATACTATAGGAACCTGAGTGCATGTTATGCTCTTAAACCAACTCTAGGAAGATTGACATATAAGGTAGAGGTATCAGAGAAGGTTGCACTGTTCCAAATGTACTCCTCATGCATGACTACTTATAGAAGAGATAGATCTCATGTGTCCTTCTACATCAGATCACTGGGACACAGTTGTGCTAACTGTAATTGATCACCAATGACCTATAGTAGAAGACCTTCTAGACTAGACGGGAACCTATGAACGAAGTCCATAACGTCGGGGTCAGTGCATTCACCTGAGCGCCTATAACAAGATTGTTCCAACCAAAACGTCTCTTCGAACTCTTCCAATGTCTGTAAAAGGCCCTCGTAACTCCACTCTGGGAACGGAGACCTGAGCTGTGACGAAAGCAAACCATTCGAGTGCATCTTTCTTGTTAGAAACCCTAGCCAAACTGAACTACACAAGAGGCTACACCCACGATCGCCACTCTGGAAGGATTCCAGCAGCTCGTAAAGCTTATTGAGCACATTTATAATGTTGCGTTCTCTGCGAAAGTTCATGTCCTCTAGACGACTGTgagtaaaataatttataactaGGAGTCTGCACAACCAATACCTATTACTTGCATTGGGATAGGTAGGCCAGAGGGAGTAATCAaccctttgcttttgttcATGGCAATGGCGGTAGTCCTTGTAAACAGGGCCTCGAGTTGGAAAAACCAGGAAATCCACAATCATAGCTTGATGTCTCGAGTATATTCATTTGGAATGTCAGCTTTGTCCATAATAGAGCGGATCCACATCATATCTGCAAGAACCCTCACGGGCCTCTGGCATCCATAGAAGTCAGGTAACACAGTAACCTTACCAAGCATCTCAAGGCTTAGCTTTTGAGGTAGGTCATGAGCTTGGCCGTGGATGATCTTGAGCAAGATTAAGAATGCTTCAAGGTTCCAACCCTCGGTGGTCATCTCCACTGAGCCTTGTTGGCAGAATGTgatattttccttcccaccACCAGTCAGTGAAACCTTGAAAACACGCGACGCATGCATTAAATGTTTTGCAGATACTTGGATACGAAATGTTTTCCCTCGTGACTCATCGTCAATATTATCCTTTTGATGGTCGTTGTGATTGGCTCTGTTTTGGTCGTAAGAAAATTCTTCAATGGGCTTTTTCTCCGGTGCTCCTCCGTGTCCATCACCTGCAAAAGGGTCTGTGGTTGGCTCTTCTGTAATTGCTGGAGAGGGCAGCTCAGAAACCGCAAAGGGAGCATTTGCATTTCGGAGGACTATCATCACATCCCCATCTAGATCGACAATATGAGTTGCTCCATTTATGATGATAGGTTTACGTAAATTAACAAAGTTGTACTTTAAGATGGTACGGGGAAGTGCTAAGGGTGCTTAAAGTGAGAGGCTGATGGAGGGGTCTGAGGATGTTAAACGTGCCTGCTTTTTATAAGGCATTCACCCGCCTTAAATTGTCGACGTCTTTCAAACAATTTCGAACtgcttctttcctctctACGGAATGGACCACCTAGAATAAAGGTGAAGTGATATAATGAGTACCTGTTATCAGTAGTCAGAAAGGCCCAATAAGGCGACTTCTTGTGTCTAAGGGGTCATAAAGACCAGTGCTCAGGCATCCCAGAAAATACAGTACGCTCtattcctttcctctttccttcaactttcctttttctttaattttttttttttttttttttttttttttactttgcgGGTTTTCCAACCTCCCGTATGGCAATTGATAAATGTTATTTTGGCTGACCGGCTTACTATCGACATAGGGAGCATGAAATCAACTAGTTCATTATATTCCGCTGAAAGCCCGCGGTATACAATGCCTACCATGGATAATTTTAGGCCTTTTGACTGGATATGTCGCTAATCCTGGACCTTTCGCCAATGTGAACACCACCAACATAAAAGGTTGACAACTACGAGACCTCTGCGACTATATTTTCCTAGGCAGAACCTTAACCTTCAGCTCTGGCTTCTCCCACAGATTATATACTCGTTGCTTATCCCACAACTTCGAAGCTGGATAAAGTTCCAGATCAAAGTTCCAGAGTACCAAAGCCAACAGCAGGCGCATTTCCATATATGCAAGACTGCCGTTCGTCAGCTGCCGTCAAGCAGCAAGGTTCGGAGGAAATACGTACTTTCGACCAATGCAATTGCGAGGTCCAACATGGAACGGCTGCAAAGCATTTTTGTGATCCTTCTCAAAACCTGGAGCATTGCCTAACCATCGTTCGGGGAGGTACTCATTGGGACGCACGAAGTTTCGGGGAGAACGGTAGGTTGCCCAGTGTGTCATCCGAATGGCAGTCTGTAATTTGTTAATCAGTTGCTCTCAGGACACTGGATGAATGTCCCAGTCATTTGATTTCTTACATTTGGGGGCACTGGCTGACCATTGATCACCTCTACATTAGATCCCGTTCTCCGTGGAAATCCATCCGCCACAGGAGGATAAACACGTAACGCTTCATTAAGGCAAGCCAGAAGATAATGGAGCTTGTTTACGCTGACGAAGGAGATCTTATCAGCTGAATCGAACTCGCTCCGGACTTCTTTCACTGCCTTTTCCAGTTTTTCTGGGTTGTTAAGGAGGTGAAAAGTAACACCGCATAGTAAGGAGGCAGTAGTTTCGCTGCCCGCAACGATCAATGTCTGCACCGTTGATTGATACTCCAGATCAGTTACACCACTGTCAGGCTTAAGAAGATTGGCAACCAGATCGTTCCGACCGTCATGGATGGTCTTCCGATAATTTGCCTTCTCTCGGCTTAGCGCTTGCTGCTCAATTTTACGGCGTTGGAAGCTCTTCGGAATAAACCTTCTGATGACCGGGCTTAACCAGGGCCAGAATTGGGTGCATCGAACGAATACATTGTAACGGATGCTGTCGAATATTATGCTGACCCAGGGGTGAAAGCCAGAGCTTTGAAGACAGTTAAAGGATTCCCCGAAGACCAGTTGACCCATGACATCGAACGTgaaatactattaaaaaatttagtcCAACAGGGCAAAACATTACAATGATACTGAGGGACGAAATCATATTACTACCCACATTATACCAACGGGTGAAGTCCACAACATTTTCCTTCGGTCCATTGGCTTGAGTGCTCAAGTAGCTAATCATCAGGTCCGCATAGTGTCGTATAGtgtcttcttgttctctCATCGACTTCTCAGAGAATCCATGTGACATCTGTCTTCGAATGTATCCATGACGGTCCCGGGGGGCGCGAAAGATACCCTCCGGACTGGATAGTGCACTCGAATAAAAGCTTGGATCTTTCGGAATCTCCGACTGTCCAGGACGATGACCATAAATCTCGTTCCACCCATCTGGGTGGATATACGAGAGCTCATCTGGAGCCACTCGGACTACATCACCATACCTGAGGTGAAGCTCGTGAATGGCAAAGGGCAGAGAGCCTTTAGCACAATGCCAGGCGTACCATAGCCTAGTAGCTGCGGCGAGCCGAGGTCCAGGATAGTTCGACAGTGGGTGGAAGAACACGTTGTACGACCACGAGGCAATAGCTGCAATAGAGACCTACAACGTTTGTATTAGGTGAGAGGCCCACAGGACGTCTACTACTATGATAAGCAATAGTAAAGGTAGGGTAAGCCATCGTACCAAAGCGATAACTTCACCTATAAGCTCGAAAGTCACCACAGGGCTTAGAATAAATGCCAAGTTGTTGGCAGGCAACATTATCGttgatatttatagtaaaatccGTTTGGCAGATATAGAGTTCCGATGAGAGGGTCAAAGGATCTGTAGACTGAAACTTCTCGCAGATGGGGGCCTTAATATACAAGCGCAACACACCATGTTCTGTTCATATCGGAATTAGTTAGAGGTTTATCCTGCATGATGGGTTCACAGTGCTCTTGCATAACACAACAATCGGCAAGGAAGTGCCGAGAGGTACATATAACTGACACAGCGATCCCCGCCATTTGAGGGGTAAGTTACATGCTGTTACTTGGAATATTCCTGTTTTTAGATAGCTGTATATAAGCACCATAAGCCACAGAAAACTTATGTGACATGATTCCCTGCCAATCTTATGGTGATTACTGAGATAAACAAAAGCATTCATTGTCATACCTAATAGGTTAGTGTAAAAATAGCCCTACTTCTTAGGCACTTGTGAGGTACGTGTATACGGCAGACGAACTGCCGAATGACAATGGAGAACATTCCAACATTCGCTCACATAGCCTCCGAAGTGGACCATAAAGGATTTGTGGACCGAAGGATTCAGCATCGCCTTGCAATGATGGCCCGGGGCCAAGGATGCCGATCTTCGTGGCTGACGGGTCACTAAACCTAGGGAGGATAGCGCTATCCTCTTAGGTTGCCAACCTTCGCAACTCTTTGCGATTATTTAAGAACATGCATCAAGAACACAACTAGCCAGGAACCCTTAAAGTGTAATACAAAGTGATTTTGACAGACACAACGGCAAAGCAAAATGGCCCAGTCgtatcctcttctttttctttggcttcttgtCTTATCGGCTGTATCTAGTACAGCTATACCACTCCGAGCAGGGATCTTCACCTCTGTTAAGGGTGGTAGTGTGACAACTAGGGCCGATAAGGTGCCCCTAAGAGTTCTCCCGCTCGGAGCCTCGATTACTTGGGGAGTAAACTCGGCTTCTGGAAATGGTTACCGGGCGCCTTTACGGAATAAACTCACCTCGACCGGCTGGGAAGTCGATATGGTCGGAACTAAGCAGCACGGAAACATGACAGACAATGTTTGTTGCCCTCCCCTATACGATTCCAATCCGCGTCCTCAATTGAAATGTTACTAACATACATGGTCTTCTCAGGATGTCGAGGCACACTCTGGCGACACTATCGATCAGGTCAAGGCAGCAGCCCAGGGATCTCTCAAATATAAGCCGAACGTGGTTACAATCAACGCGGGAACCAACGACTGCAGACTCAATATTAGCATCTCAGAAGCTAGTGATCGTATGCGATCCCTGATTGAGAGCATTCTGGATGCTGAGGACACGCAAGACACAACAATTGTCTTGTCCACCTTGATACCCTCTGTACAAAAGCAGACTGAGGCCAACCGTCCTGACGTCAATCGCCAGTACCGCTCTTTGGCCAACAACATGCAAAAAGAAGGTGTTCGCATCGTTTTGGCTGATATGGACCCTGAGACGGACGATGATAAAAACCGGCTGGTGTACCCCGAGGACTATACCACGAATGGAGTCGCGGATGACACCCACCCGAATGAGCAAGGCTATGCGAAGATGGCTAATGTTTGGTATAAGGCGGTTTTGGAAGCATCTGATAGAGGCTTTATTCAATAGAGCATGTCTGCGGACAGCTCTTGAGACTTCTATGGAGCTAATTGTGAGTTCTTTATGATGATGGGAGTTATAGACGTTCTCGTGTCAAAGTGGATTGGGGGGATGCAGCCCTGTATGTATAGGTTAGGATATATGATAGAGCTTCTTTGTACAATACTAGACTTTTCGAGGAAACtctccatctttcctttttcgtTCGTTGGGCCTTTATGCAAGTGTATCTTGTAGGTGCATAGGAGTAGGTAGAGTGATAAGAAAGATTAGATTATGCGACCAATCCtctgttattattatttatgCGAGTCTCCGGAACAAATATAGTGTAGGATTTGGTGGCATAAGCCTACATACAAAAAGTAGTCAACATCAACTAGCAACGGGTCAATCGCGCCCTCACTCCTAGCCAACAAGAATAACCGAACGTAAGTCATGCATTCAGGTTGAACTAAACGTATGCCCTAGAGACATGCAAGTTGAGTTGCATTCTTCGTCAACTCTTACACCCTCAGACCCGACCTAAACGTCATCTTCAGAGATATCTGAAATCCCATCATGTCAGTATACCACCATGGTCCATAAgactgaagaagaa
This Aspergillus flavus chromosome 1, complete sequence DNA region includes the following protein-coding sequences:
- a CDS encoding putative cell division control protein Cdc6 (unnamed protein product), with the translated sequence MTASVLGKRQRNTLEVGVPVLPVRSASRRRTQPPRILQAENAPSAPTTRQLRSKTRGDSAFQKENDDKSKDVINTNGGVKDEEPEHGVPSPTKAHSRIRTSKSQNGGLSTRNYADPQPVPTDENTTSVEFKTPSKSRFRDALDSPPITPRHRVQVGGISLTPRTPRQTSTPQATQTTQTIYTQARQLFARGANSGRLIGREAEREKLASFIQDGLESQQGGCLYVSGPPGTGKSALVKEACDELDLGSVKVTHVNCASMRSARDVYSKLIEDLCDDQQIFKKSEAERLKAMFTSNKKQDEMFLVSLDEIDHLLTADAGILQSLFEWSLQGKSKLMLIGIANALDLTDRALPQLKAKNLKPRLLPFLPYNAGQIANVVTERLRSLLSPGQCDDPKFIPFVQPAAITLCSKKVASQTGDLRKAFELIKRAIDLIEQETLQKLEKQNENPESPSKTILVENNNLSSPRPKQNLTSAYTTLTAPRASIAHVARITSATFGQGTVQRLQGINLQQKAAICALIALDRKRREGEFPGTPSKTKHSAPTIKQIFDTYCTLCRKDNILHPLTATEFRDVLSNLETLGLVGEYQGKGRGGTVAGGSNIRRSPSKSMSGPMTPSRAMDEQGLVCFVSQKEIETQLSGPGEGILRRLLMGQGL
- a CDS encoding putative ubiquitin regulatory protein (UBX domain protein, putative); the encoded protein is MNDDVVAQFTEITGSSPELAIQYLHLADYNIEQAMQLYFENGGAPLTDEPIPSTSDAPGARPTAGDSGAVHVGSDDEVTVDEARSTPRHQGPQSSTYEDDEAMARRLQEEMYGGGGGGGAAVEDDGVRAPMARTTETLVGPDADFDDGDMHTSILGQLRARQQRNNRPGIFNQRDTSSIWTGEDEASRRQRLSEATGGASDASNKSNMLAEMYRPPFEIMSRLPWDQARQEGRENERWLLVNIQDPSIFDCQLLNRDLWKDAGIRDTVKEHFLFLQYSKDDPRAAPYLQYYFQASDVSDNYPHIAIVDPRTGEQMKVWSGPPVVKAADFLMQLHEFLDRYSLNHNVRNPVAKRKPEKKEKSIDAMTEEEMMELAMRNSLGGDPSQPQKLEDPDDLTRSVEDVKGKGRAADTEDINMDEADQGGKGEVETSPFASIPDDKPHTEPPSDPATTTRIQFRHPSGRVIRRFALKDPVRRIYEWLKADPPLPDKAGVEFELNSLGHNLLDSLDTSVEDAGLKNGTVMIGYVEE
- a CDS encoding uncharacterized protein (expressed protein); the encoded protein is MIVLRNANAPFAVSELPSPAITEEPTTDPFAGDGHGGAPEKKPIEEFSYDQNRANHNDHQKDNIDDESRGKTFRIQVSAKHLMHASRVFKVSLTGGGKENITFCQQGSVEMTTEGWNLEAFLILLKIIHGQAHDLPQKLSLEMLGKVTVLPDFYGCQRPVRVLADMMWIRSIMDKADIPNEYTRDIKL
- a CDS encoding putative cytochrome P450; protein product: MLPANNLAFILSPVVTFELIGEVIALVSIAAIASWSYNVFFHPLSNYPGPRLAAATRLWYAWHCAKGSLPFAIHELHLRYGDVVRVAPDELSYIHPDGWNEIYGHRPGQSEIPKDPSFYSSALSSPEGIFRAPRDRHGYIRRQMSHGFSEKSMREQEDTIRHYADLMISYLSTQANGPKENVVDFTRWYNYFTFDVMGQLVFGESFNCLQSSGFHPWVSIIFDSIRYNVFVRCTQFWPWLSPVIRRFIPKSFQRRKIEQQALSREKANYRKTIHDGRNDLVANLLKPDSGVTDLEYQSTVQTLIVAGSETTASLLCGVTFHLLNNPEKLEKAVKEVRSEFDSADKISFVSVNKLHYLLACLNEALRVYPPVADGFPRRTGSNVEVINGQPVPPNTAIRMTHWATYRSPRNFVRPNEYLPERWLGNAPGFEKDHKNALQPFHVGPRNCIGRNLAYMEMRLLLALVLWNFDLELYPASKLWDKQRVYNLWEKPELKVKVLPRKI
- a CDS encoding SGNH hydrolase-type esterase domain-containing protein, which gives rise to MAQSYPLLFLWLLVLSAVSSTAIPLRAGIFTSVKGGSVTTRADKVPLRVLPLGASITWGVNSASGNGYRAPLRNKLTSTGWEVDMVGTKQHGNMTDNDVEAHSGDTIDQVKAAAQGSLKYKPNVVTINAGTNDCRLNISISEASDRMRSLIESILDAEDTQDTTIVLSTLIPSVQKQTEANRPDVNRQYRSLANNMQKEGVRIVLADMDPETDDDKNRLVYPEDYTTNGVADDTHPNEQGYAKMANVWYKAVLEASDRGFIQ